The following are from one region of the Arthrobacter sp. TMP15 genome:
- a CDS encoding PhoH family protein yields MNLEQHSHNPGTALKLRTYVVDTSVLLSDPRAITRFAEHHVVVPIVVISELEAKRHDPELGYFARAALHLLDELRESHGGLASPVPLGHDGGTFRVELNHVSLEVLPAGMRGGDNDSRILAVAKNLSNEGDNVTVVTKDVPMRVRASALGLAAEAYRNELVPDSGWTGVGEVEATEAEITALYNHEPVPIPEAAVLPVNTSLVITSNRGSALGRVGADQQVRLVRGDREVFGLHGRSAEQRLALDLLLDPEVGIVSLGGRAGTGKSALALCAGLEAVLERNEHRKVVVFRPLYAVGGQELGYLPGSESEKMNPWAQAVFDTLGSVVSESLMDEIMARGMLEVLPLTHIRGRSLHDSFVIVDEAQSLEKNVLLTVMSRIGQRSKIVLTHDIAQRDNLRVGRHDGVAAVVETLKGHPLFGHVTLTRSERSPIAALVTEMLERAEV; encoded by the coding sequence ATGAACCTTGAGCAGCATTCACACAATCCCGGCACGGCGTTGAAATTGCGTACTTACGTGGTTGACACCTCGGTTCTGCTTTCCGATCCGCGGGCCATCACCCGCTTTGCTGAACATCACGTGGTTGTGCCGATCGTTGTCATTTCGGAACTTGAAGCCAAGCGCCATGACCCGGAGCTTGGCTATTTTGCCCGAGCGGCCCTGCACCTCCTTGATGAGCTGCGCGAATCCCACGGCGGCCTGGCTTCCCCCGTTCCTTTAGGGCACGACGGCGGGACGTTCCGGGTAGAGCTGAACCATGTTTCGCTTGAGGTGCTTCCGGCAGGCATGCGCGGCGGTGATAATGATTCACGGATCTTAGCCGTTGCCAAGAACCTCTCCAATGAAGGCGACAACGTCACCGTGGTGACCAAGGACGTGCCGATGCGTGTGCGGGCCTCCGCACTGGGACTGGCCGCTGAAGCATACCGTAATGAGCTGGTGCCGGACTCGGGCTGGACAGGGGTTGGCGAGGTTGAGGCAACGGAAGCTGAGATCACGGCCCTGTACAACCATGAACCGGTGCCCATTCCTGAAGCGGCCGTCCTACCAGTGAATACTTCACTTGTGATCACCAGCAACAGGGGTTCAGCCCTTGGCCGGGTAGGTGCTGACCAGCAGGTGCGCCTGGTGCGCGGTGATAGGGAAGTTTTTGGCCTCCACGGCCGCTCGGCTGAACAGCGCCTGGCTCTTGATCTGCTGTTGGATCCTGAGGTGGGGATCGTTTCCCTGGGCGGACGCGCGGGAACGGGGAAAAGTGCTTTAGCCCTGTGCGCAGGTTTGGAAGCGGTCCTGGAACGCAACGAACACCGCAAAGTGGTGGTGTTCAGGCCACTTTATGCAGTGGGTGGTCAGGAGCTTGGCTACCTGCCTGGTTCCGAAAGCGAGAAGATGAACCCCTGGGCGCAAGCTGTGTTCGACACCCTTGGCTCAGTGGTTTCCGAGTCGCTGATGGATGAAATCATGGCTCGCGGCATGCTTGAAGTGTTGCCGCTAACTCACATCCGCGGCCGGTCACTTCATGATTCATTTGTCATTGTGGATGAAGCGCAATCGCTGGAGAAGAATGTGTTGCTCACCGTGATGAGTCGTATTGGGCAGCGATCCAAGATTGTGCTTACCCATGACATCGCCCAGCGAGACAACCTTCGTGTTGGGCGCCACGACGGGGTTGCCGCTGTGGTGGAAACCCTCAAGGGTCACCCCTTGTTTGGGCATGTCACGCTCACACGCTCGGAACGTTCACCGATTGCAGCCCTTGTCACGGAGATGCTGGAACGGGCCGAAGTTTAG
- a CDS encoding MDR family MFS transporter, whose product MSTAIKSGQPLLLTQKRIWIIFSALIAGMLLSSLDQTIVSTAMPTIVGKLGGVAHQTWITTAYLLATTIVMPIYGKLGDMLGRRNLFLAAIAIFTLASIGCAFATDFWGFVIFRAIQGLGGGGLMILSQAIIADIVPANDRGKYMGPLGAIFGLAAVAGPLLGGYFVDHLTWEWAFYINIPIGIAAFIVAFFALTLPSKKATQRIDFMGVVFLSIATTCLIFFTDFGGKADGWTSLTTWTWGAGLVAAVALFIFTEARAEDPIIPLSLFKNPIFLNSTAIGFVLGMGMFAALAFVPTFLQMSSGTSAAESGLLMLPMMVGLMGTSIWSGLRMSKTGKYKAFPIVGSVLTIIAMLWMTTLSAQTPIWVICAQLFLFGAGLGFIMQIVVIVVQNSVPAAQLGTATSTNNYFREVGSALGVAVFGAMFTTRLADSLQEVFTAAGANQEQAGNAMATLDPQALHQLPQVVQDGIINAYAESLAPVFWYLIPFMAIALVLAIFMKVIPLSDTSGMVARGEAIGGEEAIRLEAERAAASLSPMIAPADEGADSVRDTHGKP is encoded by the coding sequence ATGAGTACCGCCATCAAATCAGGACAACCGCTGCTGTTAACGCAAAAACGGATTTGGATCATCTTCTCAGCGTTGATTGCAGGCATGCTGCTCTCCAGCCTGGACCAGACGATCGTCTCAACCGCCATGCCAACAATCGTGGGCAAACTTGGCGGCGTGGCACACCAAACCTGGATCACCACCGCCTACCTGCTGGCCACCACCATTGTGATGCCCATCTACGGCAAACTTGGCGACATGCTGGGGCGCCGGAACCTGTTTTTGGCTGCTATTGCCATCTTTACTTTGGCCTCCATAGGCTGCGCCTTCGCCACCGACTTTTGGGGCTTTGTTATTTTCCGTGCCATCCAAGGCCTGGGTGGAGGAGGCCTGATGATCCTCTCCCAAGCGATCATCGCCGATATTGTTCCGGCCAATGACCGCGGTAAATACATGGGGCCGTTGGGCGCCATCTTTGGTTTGGCCGCCGTGGCCGGGCCTCTTCTGGGTGGGTACTTCGTTGACCACCTGACGTGGGAATGGGCGTTTTACATCAATATTCCGATCGGCATCGCCGCCTTCATAGTCGCGTTCTTTGCTTTGACGTTGCCGTCCAAGAAAGCCACGCAACGGATCGACTTTATGGGCGTTGTGTTCCTGTCCATCGCCACGACCTGCTTGATTTTCTTCACAGATTTCGGTGGCAAGGCTGACGGTTGGACATCGCTGACCACATGGACGTGGGGCGCCGGTCTTGTGGCCGCCGTAGCATTGTTCATTTTCACCGAAGCCCGCGCCGAAGACCCCATCATCCCGCTTTCACTGTTCAAGAACCCCATTTTCTTAAACTCCACTGCCATCGGTTTTGTGCTGGGTATGGGTATGTTTGCCGCCCTGGCCTTTGTGCCAACATTCCTGCAAATGTCCTCCGGCACATCTGCCGCCGAGTCGGGACTGCTGATGCTGCCCATGATGGTTGGCTTGATGGGAACCTCAATCTGGTCGGGACTGCGGATGTCCAAGACCGGCAAGTACAAGGCCTTCCCCATTGTTGGTTCGGTGCTGACAATCATCGCCATGCTCTGGATGACCACCCTCTCAGCGCAGACTCCCATCTGGGTCATTTGTGCCCAGCTGTTCCTGTTTGGCGCCGGGCTTGGTTTCATCATGCAGATTGTTGTCATAGTGGTCCAGAACTCGGTGCCTGCCGCTCAGTTGGGTACGGCCACGAGTACCAACAACTACTTCCGTGAGGTTGGCTCCGCTTTGGGTGTGGCCGTGTTTGGCGCCATGTTCACCACACGCCTTGCCGATTCCCTCCAGGAGGTCTTCACCGCGGCCGGCGCCAATCAGGAGCAGGCCGGCAACGCTATGGCCACTTTGGATCCGCAGGCCCTGCACCAGCTGCCACAGGTGGTCCAGGACGGCATTATCAACGCCTACGCCGAGTCCTTGGCACCTGTGTTCTGGTACCTGATCCCGTTCATGGCGATAGCCTTGGTGCTGGCCATCTTTATGAAGGTGATCCCACTCTCCGATACCTCGGGCATGGTAGCCCGCGGGGAAGCCATTGGCGGGGAAGAGGCCATTCGCTTGGAAGCTGAGCGCGCGGCAGCCTCCCTCTCCCCCATGATTGCCCCGGCAGATGAGGGCGCCGATTCGGTCCGTGACACCCACGGTAAACCTTAA
- a CDS encoding SDR family oxidoreductase, which produces MRRFPQRTSTSRGGAVVTGAGQGLGREIALGLARDGFTVHVTDVNAERASAVVEEITLRQTHPGGAPCRAFASVLDVRDAAACTAVAIDTVKRAGTLDLWVNNAGVFFTGAVWENTPEQRQLMLEVNAHGTINGSLAALEIMRREDSGHIVNIASLAGLVGVPGEGIYAATKHTVLGFSISALGDLRSAGIRRVHISCVCPDGMWTPMLYDKLEDPRAALSFSGVLLQPSDVAQQVLGIVQKPRPVTALPGWRGAQVRLLDLLPSLSMRLAPVIVRFSKHQQVAIARRLRRTGAIPAPQDEL; this is translated from the coding sequence ATGAGACGCTTCCCCCAGCGGACATCCACAAGCCGCGGTGGCGCCGTCGTCACCGGCGCGGGGCAGGGGCTCGGCCGTGAGATTGCTTTAGGGCTGGCCCGCGACGGATTCACTGTCCATGTCACTGATGTTAACGCTGAGCGTGCCTCCGCTGTGGTGGAGGAGATTACACTGCGGCAGACGCACCCCGGAGGAGCCCCCTGCCGCGCCTTTGCCTCAGTACTGGACGTTCGTGACGCAGCGGCGTGCACGGCTGTTGCCATTGACACAGTTAAACGTGCGGGGACGCTGGATCTGTGGGTTAACAACGCCGGAGTATTTTTCACCGGAGCGGTCTGGGAAAACACTCCGGAACAACGGCAATTGATGCTAGAGGTGAATGCACATGGCACTATCAATGGCTCGCTGGCCGCGTTGGAGATCATGCGGCGCGAAGACAGCGGTCACATAGTCAATATTGCCTCCCTGGCCGGCCTGGTTGGCGTGCCTGGCGAAGGGATCTATGCCGCAACCAAGCATACGGTGTTGGGGTTCAGCATCTCGGCCCTAGGGGACCTCCGCTCTGCCGGTATCCGTCGTGTCCACATCAGCTGCGTCTGTCCTGATGGGATGTGGACCCCCATGCTCTATGACAAGCTCGAGGATCCCCGGGCCGCGCTGTCCTTTTCAGGAGTGTTGTTGCAGCCATCGGATGTGGCGCAGCAGGTTCTTGGCATTGTCCAAAAACCACGCCCAGTGACGGCTTTGCCAGGGTGGCGCGGTGCACAAGTACGCCTGCTTGACCTGCTGCCAAGCCTCTCGATGCGGCTGGCTCCGGTGATTGTGAGATTCAGTAAACATCAGCAGGTTGCGATCGCTAGGCGGCTACGAAGAACCGGTGCCATTCCAGCCCCGCAAGATGAATTATAA
- a CDS encoding TetR/AcrR family transcriptional regulator, producing METTTDGTQDPRNERTWHGTSKSARDAARRGRLLEAGLELFGTAGYAATTVQGLCREAGVSSRSFYDYFPSREELLRTVYIQATEQMRSRVAQLAFIEEASVQELLRRGVMAGVGPMLEDERLGRVCEIEAVGVSPALEQCRRTQNAQIAGAIEGLLAEIMRNGLVPAFDTTLVGLMVVGGMTEVLVSHLSIPAEQRRPAEELVAEMARVVGLMVVR from the coding sequence GTGGAAACAACGACCGATGGTACACAGGATCCTCGCAATGAGCGGACCTGGCATGGCACGTCCAAGTCAGCGCGAGACGCTGCCCGCCGAGGACGGTTGCTGGAGGCGGGGCTGGAACTCTTCGGAACGGCCGGCTACGCAGCAACAACAGTCCAAGGGCTCTGCCGTGAGGCGGGAGTTTCCTCCCGCTCCTTTTACGATTACTTCCCAAGCCGGGAGGAACTCCTGCGCACTGTATATATTCAGGCTACGGAGCAGATGCGCAGCCGTGTGGCGCAGTTAGCCTTCATCGAAGAAGCTTCCGTGCAAGAGCTGCTGCGCCGCGGTGTCATGGCCGGTGTGGGGCCAATGCTTGAGGATGAGCGTCTGGGGCGCGTGTGTGAGATCGAAGCCGTGGGCGTCTCCCCGGCATTGGAGCAGTGCAGAAGGACGCAAAACGCGCAGATCGCAGGGGCCATTGAGGGACTTTTGGCCGAGATCATGCGCAACGGGCTAGTCCCTGCCTTTGACACAACACTTGTGGGACTCATGGTGGTGGGCGGCATGACTGAGGTCCTGGTGAGTCACTTGAGCATCCCGGCGGAACAGCGCAGGCCGGCGGAGGAACTGGTCGCCGAGATGGCGCGGGTTGTTGGACTGATGGTGGTGCGATAA
- a CDS encoding A24 family peptidase yields MVTRLMDLFEHSASAFLCVLTACLFLLWLSVILSIIDIRTHTLPNRLVLPAYPIAAVLLLAASLLARAPNYALSAAVGALAMGALYWLLWFLYPAGMGFGDVKLAGVLGLFLGFLGWQHVVIGMAAGFVVGGLWGIALIVSRRGTAKSSIPFGPAMLAGAMVTMLLVPAA; encoded by the coding sequence ATGGTCACACGGCTAATGGACTTGTTCGAACACAGTGCATCGGCATTTTTGTGTGTCCTGACCGCCTGCCTGTTCCTGCTGTGGCTAAGCGTTATATTGAGCATCATTGACATCCGCACCCACACTTTGCCAAACCGGTTGGTGCTTCCGGCCTATCCGATCGCCGCGGTGCTGCTGTTGGCGGCTTCTCTTCTGGCACGAGCGCCCAACTATGCGCTCTCTGCGGCCGTGGGTGCCCTGGCCATGGGGGCACTGTACTGGCTGCTGTGGTTTCTCTACCCTGCCGGCATGGGATTTGGTGATGTGAAGCTGGCCGGTGTTTTGGGGCTTTTCTTGGGTTTCCTGGGTTGGCAACATGTGGTGATTGGTATGGCCGCAGGTTTTGTTGTTGGCGGGCTGTGGGGCATTGCGCTGATTGTTAGCCGCCGCGGCACAGCGAAATCGTCAATCCCTTTCGGCCCGGCGATGCTGGCCGGTGCGATGGTTACGATGCTGCTGGTCCCGGCAGCGTGA
- a CDS encoding class II fumarate hydratase — MTDTAASNAQEFRIEHDTMGEVRVPANALYSAQTQRAVENFPISGMTLEPAHIAALARIKKAAATTNAELGVLDAELARAIEGAADLVAAGKFDGDFPIDVFQTGSGTSSNMNMNEVLATLANKALVEAGSEKRVHPNDHVNASQSSNDVFPTSVHVAATSALINELIPALGHLAESLERKEAEFATVVKSGRTHLMDATPVTLGQEFGGYAAQVRYGIERVESSLPRVAEVPLGGTAVGTGINTPAGFPQRVIALLAKDTGLPLTEARNHFEAQANRDGLIEASGQLRNIAYSIMKINNDLRWLGSGPNTGLGEISIPDLQPGSSIMPGKVNPVIAEAAIMVAAQVIGNDTTIALSSTNGAFELNVGIPVMAANLLQSIRLLTNTSHIMAEKMIDGLTANVERARFLAEASPSIVTPLNKYIGYENGSKIAKHAIAEGLTIREAVLALGYVDRGELTMEQLDKGLDVLAMTRAPQ, encoded by the coding sequence ATGACTGATACTGCCGCGTCTAACGCACAAGAATTCCGTATTGAACATGACACCATGGGCGAGGTCCGGGTTCCGGCCAACGCACTGTACAGCGCACAGACCCAGCGCGCCGTGGAAAACTTTCCGATTTCTGGCATGACGCTGGAGCCGGCCCACATTGCCGCCCTGGCGCGCATCAAGAAGGCAGCGGCCACAACCAATGCCGAACTGGGTGTTTTGGATGCTGAGCTGGCACGAGCCATCGAGGGGGCCGCCGATCTGGTTGCCGCCGGAAAATTCGATGGTGATTTCCCCATCGATGTCTTCCAGACAGGCTCCGGCACCTCCTCGAATATGAACATGAACGAGGTTCTGGCCACCTTGGCCAACAAGGCGTTGGTGGAGGCCGGCTCAGAGAAGCGGGTTCACCCCAACGATCACGTCAACGCCTCACAGTCATCCAACGATGTATTCCCTACTTCAGTACACGTCGCTGCCACCTCAGCTTTGATCAACGAACTGATCCCGGCACTGGGCCACCTGGCCGAATCGCTGGAGCGCAAAGAAGCCGAATTCGCCACAGTTGTGAAGTCCGGGCGCACCCACTTGATGGACGCCACCCCTGTCACCCTTGGCCAGGAATTCGGTGGCTACGCCGCTCAGGTGCGCTACGGGATCGAACGGGTTGAATCCTCGCTGCCACGCGTGGCAGAGGTCCCCCTTGGCGGCACCGCCGTGGGCACGGGCATTAACACCCCGGCTGGCTTCCCGCAGCGTGTGATTGCCCTGCTGGCAAAAGACACCGGCCTGCCGCTAACTGAGGCTCGCAACCACTTTGAGGCTCAGGCCAACCGCGACGGCCTCATCGAAGCCTCCGGTCAGCTGCGCAATATTGCCTACTCCATCATGAAGATCAACAATGACCTGCGCTGGTTGGGCTCAGGTCCCAACACCGGCCTGGGCGAAATTTCCATCCCGGATCTGCAGCCCGGCTCTTCAATCATGCCCGGCAAGGTCAACCCGGTGATCGCGGAGGCAGCCATCATGGTTGCCGCTCAGGTCATTGGTAATGACACCACCATTGCCCTGTCCTCCACCAACGGCGCCTTTGAGCTGAACGTGGGCATCCCGGTCATGGCTGCCAACCTGCTACAGTCCATCCGGTTGCTCACCAACACCTCCCACATCATGGCGGAGAAGATGATTGATGGGCTCACCGCCAACGTTGAGCGTGCCCGCTTCCTCGCCGAGGCCTCACCATCCATCGTGACACCGCTAAACAAGTACATCGGCTACGAAAACGGCTCCAAAATTGCCAAGCACGCCATCGCCGAAGGCCTCACCATCCGTGAAGCCGTGCTTGCCCTGGGTTACGTTGACCGTGGCGAACTCACAATGGAACAGCTGGATAAGGGCCTGGACGTCCTGGCCATGACCCGCGCTCCCCAGTAA
- a CDS encoding NAD(P)-binding domain-containing protein: protein MPYRVRDSHRAPATTAPILANPGAPRVCVIGAGSSGLAATKTLYHAGIGVDCFEQGPVVGGNWVFNNQNGQSACYETLEINTSCPRMAFPDFPMPAHYPPYAKHHQVAAYFESYVDHFGFRERITFNTSVTSVVQAASGWDVTISSPQGTREHQYDAVLVANGHHWDARWPEPAYPGSFSGKQIHAHDYRTGEQLRGLDVVVVGSGNSALDIASEAGLVGRSAVLSQRRGQWVLRKFLLGRAADTIGLPGWLPWWSVRARLRLAALASGSTAKLGLPRPEHRPSESHPVQSEQIRPALRSGRVTPKPGIERLDGERVIFTDGTSVRADLIVWATGYRVSFPFLDPKLVNPTGNELPLWKRTLHPTLPGLFFIGLLQPIGAVMPLAEAQSRWIAELLSGQYTLPDAEEIQRQMNREVQLNTARFYDSPRHTMEVDFDHYLWDLGRERRRGRARAMSAHRHGEHLEVAK from the coding sequence ATGCCATACCGTGTCAGGGACAGCCACCGCGCCCCCGCTACAACCGCGCCCATCCTGGCCAACCCCGGAGCACCCAGAGTCTGCGTCATAGGCGCCGGGTCCTCTGGCCTGGCAGCAACTAAGACGCTGTACCACGCCGGAATCGGCGTTGATTGCTTTGAGCAGGGGCCAGTTGTTGGTGGAAACTGGGTCTTCAACAATCAAAACGGGCAATCCGCCTGCTACGAAACACTGGAAATTAACACTTCCTGTCCACGGATGGCTTTCCCCGATTTCCCCATGCCCGCCCACTATCCCCCCTACGCCAAACACCATCAGGTGGCCGCCTACTTTGAGTCCTATGTGGACCATTTCGGGTTCCGCGAACGGATCACCTTCAACACCTCCGTGACCTCCGTTGTGCAGGCAGCATCCGGTTGGGATGTCACCATTTCAAGCCCCCAGGGCACACGGGAACACCAGTACGACGCCGTCCTTGTGGCCAATGGCCATCATTGGGACGCCCGTTGGCCAGAGCCAGCGTATCCTGGCAGCTTTTCCGGGAAGCAGATTCACGCCCACGACTACCGAACAGGTGAGCAACTTCGCGGGCTCGACGTTGTGGTGGTTGGTTCCGGAAATTCTGCACTGGACATCGCCTCAGAAGCCGGCTTGGTGGGACGCAGCGCTGTCCTTTCACAGCGGCGAGGGCAGTGGGTGCTACGCAAATTTCTGTTGGGCAGGGCCGCCGATACGATCGGACTGCCGGGCTGGTTACCGTGGTGGTCCGTCCGTGCCCGGCTGCGACTTGCCGCCCTTGCATCCGGAAGCACGGCCAAGCTGGGCCTCCCGCGGCCAGAACACCGACCCAGTGAATCCCATCCTGTGCAATCAGAGCAGATCCGCCCGGCTCTCCGCTCCGGGCGCGTCACACCCAAGCCCGGAATTGAGCGCTTAGACGGTGAACGGGTGATATTCACGGATGGAACCTCTGTTCGGGCTGATCTAATTGTTTGGGCCACAGGCTACCGTGTGAGCTTCCCGTTCCTGGACCCCAAACTTGTTAACCCCACGGGCAATGAACTACCACTATGGAAGCGCACGCTCCACCCCACACTCCCGGGACTATTCTTCATTGGACTGCTCCAACCGATCGGAGCAGTCATGCCCCTGGCCGAGGCGCAATCGAGATGGATAGCCGAGCTGCTTTCCGGGCAATACACGTTGCCTGACGCTGAGGAGATTCAACGCCAAATGAATCGGGAAGTCCAGCTAAATACCGCCCGATTTTATGACTCACCCCGCCACACCATGGAAGTTGACTTTGATCATTACCTCTGGGATCTGGGCAGGGAGCGCAGGCGCGGCAGAGCCCGCGCCATGTCGGCACACCGCCACGGAGAACATCTAGAGGTGGCAAAATGA
- a CDS encoding NUDIX domain-containing protein: MGSPEFIVKLREKIGHEPLWLPGVRAVVFDAEGRVLLGERSDTGGWALITGILEPGEEPGPGMVREIFEETAVVARIEHLLGVAAVGPVRFPNGDICDFLNVEFIARHVSGIARVNDDESLAVAWFAIDSLPPLRAGHLDCIQRALAFEGVPHFQR, from the coding sequence ATGGGATCTCCAGAATTCATCGTCAAACTGAGGGAAAAGATTGGTCACGAACCGCTCTGGCTGCCGGGGGTGCGTGCGGTTGTTTTCGACGCCGAAGGACGTGTGCTGCTCGGGGAGCGTTCAGATACCGGCGGGTGGGCGCTGATCACTGGCATTCTTGAGCCAGGGGAGGAGCCCGGCCCTGGCATGGTCCGTGAGATTTTTGAGGAAACGGCTGTTGTGGCCCGGATTGAGCATCTACTCGGTGTTGCCGCTGTAGGTCCAGTGAGATTTCCCAACGGGGACATCTGCGATTTTTTGAACGTTGAATTCATTGCCCGGCACGTTAGCGGCATTGCCCGGGTGAACGACGACGAATCCCTTGCAGTGGCCTGGTTTGCCATCGATTCGCTCCCGCCACTGCGCGCAGGGCATCTTGACTGCATCCAGCGGGCTCTCGCGTTCGAGGGTGTGCCACACTTCCAGCGGTGA
- a CDS encoding TetR/AcrR family transcriptional regulator: protein MNESVKPCQANGLRARKREATRSAITAAARILTAQNSLNGFTVEELCEEVGVSRRTFFNYFPTKEDAIIGHILDEFPAAALARFLAGPTGVPSAQQEPYPLSSTLLADLFTLTCSMVDQLSLTKTNISELLAAMEKEPQLMLKVMGSAPVREQEFSALIARREQLPPDDPRAHMVAALFGTCTRRAIEVFFSEENTASYNELLSGNLLAAQQIFTFSPLTFEGSR, encoded by the coding sequence GTGAACGAAAGTGTAAAACCCTGCCAGGCCAATGGCTTACGAGCGCGCAAACGCGAGGCCACCCGCTCCGCCATTACTGCGGCGGCACGGATCTTGACGGCACAAAACTCTCTGAACGGTTTTACCGTTGAGGAGCTATGTGAGGAGGTGGGCGTGTCACGTCGAACGTTTTTCAATTACTTCCCCACCAAAGAAGACGCCATTATTGGCCATATATTGGATGAATTCCCCGCCGCTGCGCTAGCCAGGTTCCTAGCGGGCCCCACCGGGGTGCCCTCCGCGCAGCAGGAACCTTACCCGCTGAGCTCAACTCTGCTGGCAGACCTGTTCACCCTCACCTGCTCCATGGTGGATCAGCTGAGCCTGACCAAGACGAACATCAGTGAACTCCTCGCCGCCATGGAAAAGGAACCCCAGCTCATGCTCAAAGTGATGGGCAGCGCGCCGGTGCGAGAGCAGGAATTTTCAGCCCTCATTGCCCGGCGTGAACAATTGCCGCCGGATGATCCTCGTGCCCATATGGTGGCGGCCTTGTTTGGCACCTGCACGCGCCGGGCCATCGAAGTCTTCTTCTCCGAAGAAAACACTGCCAGCTACAACGAACTTTTATCCGGCAATCTTTTGGCGGCCCAACAAATTTTCACCTTTTCACCTTTAACCTTCGAAGGATCTCGATGA
- a CDS encoding carbonic anhydrase produces MNGGEDGNIKAISVHPSTPTEAWIKLMNGNRRFVEASASHPNQDAARRSSLISTQHPFVMIFGCSDSRLAAEIIFDLGLGDAFVVRTAGHVIDNTALGSLEYGVEYLDVPLIVVLGHDSCGAVTATKGAVATGKMPAGFIRDLVERITPSVLTSLRKDPDSSVGDMVEEHVKQTAFRLVENSPIIANAVARQKTAVVGLTYRLNDGRADLVYSNGSIGI; encoded by the coding sequence ATGAACGGTGGAGAAGACGGCAATATCAAGGCAATTTCAGTGCATCCAAGCACCCCAACGGAAGCCTGGATCAAATTGATGAACGGCAACCGCCGGTTTGTCGAGGCCAGTGCTTCACACCCCAATCAGGATGCCGCACGCCGCAGCTCACTGATCTCCACCCAGCACCCTTTTGTCATGATCTTTGGCTGCTCGGACTCTCGCCTGGCCGCTGAAATCATCTTCGATCTAGGTCTTGGTGACGCCTTCGTTGTCCGCACGGCCGGGCACGTCATTGACAACACGGCTCTGGGTTCCCTGGAGTACGGGGTGGAATATTTGGATGTTCCGCTGATTGTGGTCTTGGGCCATGACAGTTGCGGGGCGGTAACAGCTACCAAGGGAGCCGTTGCTACGGGCAAAATGCCGGCCGGTTTCATCCGCGACCTGGTTGAGCGCATCACGCCCTCCGTGCTGACCTCCCTGCGTAAGGATCCGGACAGCAGTGTTGGGGACATGGTGGAAGAGCATGTGAAACAAACCGCCTTCCGTTTGGTGGAGAACTCCCCCATCATCGCCAACGCGGTGGCACGTCAGAAGACCGCCGTGGTTGGCCTGACCTACCGCCTCAACGACGGCCGTGCCGACCTGGTGTACAGCAATGGTTCAATCGGCATTTGA
- a CDS encoding DUF4245 domain-containing protein, whose amino-acid sequence MSDSSPTPPVKPVLAAGAAKRANASVIGMLLAMLSTVAIVLTIVWLNPEPKAESFRTHIDVAAVANHAADTAGFTPVAPDLPEGWSANYARWNPAGADGVSFWDVGYVTPNDTFIALRQSNTANPTWTATQAQDAPVTGTRAIDGQDWELRDKPKSDRSLVLFSGATTIVLTGAADFKDFDVLATGATNLLDAGAPAGTSASSTPTAKESK is encoded by the coding sequence GTGAGTGATTCCAGTCCTACCCCACCCGTCAAGCCCGTTCTTGCTGCCGGCGCTGCCAAGCGCGCCAACGCCTCAGTGATCGGCATGCTGCTAGCCATGCTTTCAACGGTTGCCATTGTGCTGACCATTGTGTGGCTCAATCCAGAGCCAAAGGCGGAGAGCTTCCGCACCCATATTGATGTAGCCGCCGTGGCTAACCATGCAGCCGATACCGCCGGTTTCACCCCTGTGGCACCGGATCTTCCGGAGGGTTGGTCAGCTAACTACGCTCGATGGAATCCGGCCGGCGCCGACGGCGTGTCGTTCTGGGACGTTGGTTATGTTACGCCGAACGACACTTTTATTGCTCTGCGCCAGTCGAATACGGCAAATCCAACCTGGACTGCCACACAAGCCCAGGACGCCCCTGTTACGGGAACTCGCGCCATAGACGGCCAAGACTGGGAACTCCGTGATAAACCTAAAAGCGACCGCAGCCTGGTTCTGTTTAGCGGCGCAACCACTATTGTGCTGACAGGCGCAGCAGATTTCAAGGACTTTGACGTTCTTGCAACGGGGGCCACGAACCTGCTCGACGCCGGTGCACCAGCCGGCACGAGCGCCAGCAGCACTCCAACAGCGAAGGAAAGTAAATAA